Proteins encoded together in one Desulfovibrio sp. window:
- a CDS encoding GyrI-like domain-containing protein, with amino-acid sequence MATEKIDLFALNKAEYAATRTPKLVTVDTAWFLSIEGSGHPREPLFQQSVQALYSVAYTLKMQSKKNGRDYVISKLEGLWHLDPGYFDFASAPQSAWNWTLLLRTPDFIGENDLDRVQAELLAKGKSQLVKRVGVMGFEEGQCVQMLHVGPYDKEDSTLEIMHAFIEKKQLTVVGRHHEIYLSDPSRTASDKLRTIIRLPVI; translated from the coding sequence ATGGCCACCGAAAAGATTGACCTGTTCGCCTTGAACAAAGCCGAATACGCAGCCACGCGCACACCCAAGCTTGTCACTGTTGATACTGCCTGGTTCCTGAGCATCGAGGGATCCGGACACCCACGTGAGCCTCTGTTCCAGCAGTCCGTTCAGGCCCTTTACTCCGTTGCCTACACTCTCAAAATGCAGAGCAAAAAAAACGGGCGCGACTATGTAATCAGCAAACTCGAAGGATTGTGGCATCTGGACCCCGGCTACTTCGACTTTGCTTCAGCTCCCCAATCAGCCTGGAACTGGACCCTCCTGCTGCGCACTCCGGACTTCATTGGAGAGAACGACCTGGACCGGGTTCAAGCCGAGCTTCTGGCCAAAGGCAAATCGCAGTTGGTAAAAAGGGTCGGTGTCATGGGCTTTGAGGAAGGCCAGTGTGTGCAGATGCTGCATGTCGGCCCCTATGACAAGGAAGACTCAACTCTCGAAATCATGCACGCCTTCATCGAAAAGAAACAACTCACCGTGGTTGGCCGACATCACGAAATTTACCTCTCCGATCCAAGCCGGACAGCGTCGGACAAGCTTCGGACCATTATCCGCCTCCCTGTTATCTGA
- a CDS encoding response regulator, with product MATAATASFTVILANRNRHIRELLAREFSREGISVKSCGLGREATNLAASGADILVVDSELPDMDPLSVIRQARLARPVLPVAVHAHEIEEASACLTEPMVFFVPKSEDPSILVEAVRGMLEQGIAGSPDGRNPEQRQG from the coding sequence ATGGCAACCGCCGCAACAGCTTCCTTCACTGTGATCCTGGCCAATCGCAACCGGCACATCCGGGAGCTTCTGGCCAGAGAGTTCTCGCGAGAGGGAATAAGTGTGAAAAGTTGCGGACTGGGACGTGAAGCCACGAATTTGGCAGCTTCCGGAGCGGACATTCTGGTGGTGGATTCCGAACTGCCGGACATGGACCCTTTAAGCGTCATCCGCCAGGCCCGCTTGGCAAGACCTGTGCTCCCAGTGGCCGTGCACGCGCATGAAATTGAGGAAGCATCAGCCTGTTTGACAGAACCCATGGTTTTCTTCGTACCAAAGAGTGAGGATCCTTCGATTCTGGTGGAAGCGGTACGAGGGATGCTTGAACAGGGAATAGCCGGATCGCCGGACGGCCGGAATCCGGAGCAGAGGCAAGGGTGA
- a CDS encoding sulfite exporter TauE/SafE family protein, protein MRFFRDVYEFMMEGARAHARWDYEVSMSIIKNRKKVLMLLVLALPILGFSLVEAADVIGGKTAYMPSYYNTTIFLASIGVGLAAGLITGCIGAGGGFIITPALMAAGVKGILAVGTDLFHIFAKAIMGTAVHKKLGNVSVKLAMGFLLGSGFGAVAGGYLNKALYDADPLMSELFISSIYAVLLGFLGFYGAYDFLKSRKGEEGGDSHGGPAGGGVPPLAKKVQALKIPPMITFDEDFVPGGRQLSMWVLASGGFIVGALASIMGVGGGFITFPMFVYVFGVSSMTTVGTDILQIIFTAGFAGITQYAVYGFVFYTLAMGMLIGSLLGIQVGALVTKVVKGVHIRGFYALSIISGFINRAATLPKKLTELGYLGWSPELNNMIEYVGNIVFWVSVGLFGVWVFGKFFANIGMLRGEE, encoded by the coding sequence ATGCGATTCTTCAGAGACGTGTACGAATTCATGATGGAAGGGGCGAGGGCCCATGCCAGGTGGGACTACGAAGTCTCCATGAGCATCATCAAGAACCGCAAGAAAGTCTTGATGCTTCTGGTGCTGGCCCTGCCCATCCTGGGCTTCAGCCTTGTCGAGGCGGCGGACGTTATCGGCGGCAAGACTGCCTACATGCCGTCCTACTACAACACCACGATTTTTCTGGCCTCCATCGGCGTCGGCCTGGCTGCCGGCCTGATCACGGGCTGCATCGGCGCGGGCGGCGGCTTCATCATCACCCCGGCCCTCATGGCCGCCGGCGTGAAAGGCATCCTGGCCGTTGGCACGGACCTGTTCCACATCTTTGCCAAAGCCATCATGGGCACGGCTGTGCACAAGAAGCTGGGCAACGTGAGCGTGAAACTGGCCATGGGCTTCTTGCTGGGTTCCGGCTTCGGCGCTGTTGCGGGCGGCTACCTGAACAAGGCTCTCTACGACGCCGATCCGCTCATGTCCGAACTTTTCATTTCCTCCATCTACGCGGTGCTGCTCGGCTTCCTGGGCTTCTACGGCGCCTACGACTTCCTGAAGTCGCGTAAGGGTGAGGAAGGCGGCGACTCCCACGGCGGTCCCGCCGGCGGTGGCGTGCCCCCTCTGGCCAAGAAGGTCCAGGCCCTGAAGATTCCCCCGATGATCACCTTCGACGAGGACTTTGTCCCCGGCGGCCGCCAGCTCTCCATGTGGGTCCTGGCCTCCGGCGGCTTCATCGTGGGCGCTCTGGCCTCCATCATGGGCGTGGGCGGCGGTTTCATCACCTTCCCCATGTTCGTGTACGTGTTCGGTGTCTCCTCCATGACCACGGTGGGCACGGACATCCTGCAGATCATCTTCACCGCCGGTTTCGCTGGCATCACCCAGTACGCGGTATACGGCTTCGTGTTCTACACCCTGGCCATGGGCATGCTCATCGGCTCGCTCTTGGGCATCCAGGTCGGCGCGCTGGTCACCAAGGTGGTCAAAGGCGTTCACATCCGCGGTTTCTACGCCCTGTCCATCATCTCCGGTTTCATCAACCGCGCCGCCACCCTGCCCAAGAAGCTCACTGAGCTCGGCTACCTTGGCTGGTCGCCCGAGTTGAACAACATGATCGAGTATGTGGGCAACATCGTTTTCTGGGTCAGCGTTGGTCTTTTCGGCGTGTGGGTGTTCGGAAAGTTCTTCGCCAACATCGGCATGCTGCGCGGGGAGGAATAA